In Lathyrus oleraceus cultivar Zhongwan6 chromosome 2, CAAS_Psat_ZW6_1.0, whole genome shotgun sequence, the DNA window aggggtctatgaggtgcgtattgaatcagtatgactagtcttgtcgaaaagagcacgcaatttacctaagcaaaaagtttatcgactgtgaaacaatacactcactgctcgagaaaacttgatgtactttggcataggctgctcgccgattgagacagtgtatgctggttcataccaccttgtggatgtccaaaatggatctgatcaagtatgtgcttgaggagctagcatcgaacggacgggttgtgagagggcaagtgatgtcgactgaatacgatattcagtatacctcctagaaagcaaccaagaggagggtattgtatggttatctcgcccaacagcCCATTGATGATTgtcaaccaaggaagtctgaagtccctgatgaggacatctcgaggtactcgaatcgaaagattgagagtgaccgatcccggaggaggggcctgacctcgaatccgaacgggttttgatgtctgatgaggagagtttaaagagagtgagctagtgcttccccgataacatgtGAACGCACCAATGAtagtggctgagtacgaagttggtatcctgagtgtcgtgctttggtacgtgcatctactggggcaacgccttcctcatgcggtatgggatggaagtgatattgccTGCTGGAGGTTAGATTTCATTGTGAAGAGTCCGGATGGATGATAAGTTagaaaagggcgagtggatgaggactcggtataACACATTGAGCCTAGTTGAGAAAAGAGGCTGACAGTTACTcgtcatggggcagttgtacccagtaaatgaagcgtgttgttgaccgagaagtgcgacctcgtgggtagcatggaagagatgtggtgttgaaaaggatccttcctcctcaagacgatcgtggggcaagtggataaacaattatgaatgtccgttcgtggtcaaaaaaggtctcctctgacagagccttgttgctgacgaccacggatgatgaggattttccaccccctgtgaatgtggacgcagttagaagatacttcgtgaaaaaagagacccgctggacaaaaagaataaaagagtccaggcaaaaaaagggcatcccggcgaaccaagaaaaggagaaaggttcgggcaaaagttagggataataaaaagaaaaaaactgtacacccggcaagtcgaaagccccacaagggcgacttgggcaaaaaagggtatcccggtggactgaaaacccgaaagggcggtccaggcaaaagagggaatgaaacgaacaactgcgtctgaCATGATCGTCTGTGCTCATGAGGACTTGGAgaatctccgacagagaccgatcggaagcgttttgttcagaagacagaaagtgcggaaagtcttgaggacatatgaggtgtaactgagttcGAACCCGataagatcatggtttcacattgccactaggatAGAGTTTTTTCTGttgtgtgcaatcacctctttcaagggtttgcttcctgtgtgttgctcggtttcGAGCCACTTttctttttcagtcaataaatgcgtgttcagtcaaataattttgtttttgtgtcattaccgttttgattacgaaaacatccgtttattttgataagaatatttgcattttgaaacatagaggtcccttccgatgcatgcttatgagGTTGAAATCTGGAAATCCTATTCGGAATTTTGAGGGACTTAGGCGTTGAAATATCGGAACGCCTGaggcatacctggggcacgcttttatctgaCGATTGCTGATTGaggtactgttagatatcttcattcacttacCGGTGGTACTGTGAACCCTTGTTGACAAAAAAAAAATCCCGGCAGAGCctgatcaggggcaagggatagttgaacggtgaaaagacagtggaggattacgacgacggtcctggaaagttaatcaagaagactcttcaaagtctgatgattggaaagtttgtatgaataccaggagttcgatctccgtggagtacggacgagattgggaatacaagatgatggagcagaaagGTCCAGAAGCGTCTGGGAGTTCGTAAAAGAGGGAGAgccgacactgtgggtggacgatggatgtcgcaattcggcgactcgacaggtgttccgtgtccaaTAAGCTGTATTTCCCCAGTAGGTGTGAGAGGGTTACCGccctaacagatttgagatcagtgtctcctcagcgagcctaaaggttactgccttcccagtagggtttgtgttgatCGTTTTCCCTTagcgaggtccccaagcggatcgggttcggagaaaatcatccccagtagagataagaatgggttgcctcccctagcagggtaatctccaagcagttcgggttcgatggagtgcatcctcagcaaggtttgtctttccccagcagggtggaagttgacgtgattataagatcctcagcacagttcctggagttccccgttgttgtctctggaggagacgtgtgtttatgcattcatcatttagataagcatagcatattgcatcattagtgcatagcatttccatgatcatggggcattgtgtaaaacaaaaaaactcatgcatcaacattgcaaacatacccattagccctaggccgtgggGACCAGCCGAgtttgggttgttggaaagagtttagcatcgcgccattggatcggtttcagaattgggtccatcagcatggttgagaggttggggctttcccaacaagtgactccttagttgagtgggtatccccagaAGTGTTACTCCTTGAAGTTGgcagcatcttgcaagcttgggtccattcccttagcagcagtgggtgtgtctgatctctccatgtagagtctaccccttaagcagaaagtgtctaccatttccttctgcgctccccactgagttatatcctcgtggatgacggttgtttctgttccctccctaacgggatgggttttccctattgagttctttcctcattaggatgagtcctgtttcaatctgcctttttggatcgatcctaaattggcttcctgttggttgtctcccgtgcttccctggggcataaatgaatagtcactcactaaccggcactcattcatcttatcctcagcagaatttgttggcttctacctacaaaccggtagttgtaagtcctatctttgtggttttctacctacaagctggtagttgtaaaatcccactttcaccccctagcagaggtaacctttgtggttcatgcTGTTTGTTCACTTCCCCttaaccggtagttgtaagtcctatcgtcaTGGTTTcctacctacaagctggtagttgtaaaatcccactttcaccccctagcagaggcagcctttgtggttcatgctgtttgtggcttctacctacaaaccggtagttgtaagtcctatcgtcgtggcttctacctacaaaccggtagttgtaagtcctatcgtcgtggttttctacctacaagctggtagttgtaaaatcccactttcatccccttggcagagttaaccctttgtgctcatcctatcaATGACTGattacttttccgtggtttcctgcctactaaccggtagatgtaatcccctctttatggtattgatagtcttgtcccctttgAATACTTGCCctgatcaagcagtattgtccccagtgggtcttccccttccttttgggtatttgctccgagttagcaactttatcctcttttgattggtcatcttttgcatgcctagtcctggtaccctgatgtctttcttttcggtcgattattcatttaacaacctgcaacccggttatggataatcttccatgcgagtgtattatctacgttttgacggctatagataatatatctcatgcactctttggtcaatctttcgattgttatccccagcataggtctttggcatgcgtgccggctCACGTATCATTGTTTTGCtatcttcgccgatgctgatagacatgaagttttcccgatttccagatcgaagaagttctcaacagtcaggacgaagaacttgtggcattccaggccagttttcccggtatccagaccgaagtggcgtccaggccagttcccggtatccagaccgaagtggcattcaagccagtttccgatttccagatcgaagaagttctcaacagtcaggacgaagaacttgtggcattccaggccagttttcccggtatccagaccgaagtggcgtccaggccagttcccggtatccagaccgaagtggcattcaagccagtttccgatttccagatcgaagaagttctcaacagtcaggacgaagaacttgtggcattccaggccagttttcccggtatccagaccgaagtggcgtccaggccagttcccggtatccagaccgaagtggcattcaagccagtttccgatttccagatcgaagaagttctcaacagtcaggacgaagaacttgtggcattccaggccagttttcccggtatccagaccgaagtggcgtccaggccagttcccggtatccagaccgaagtggcattcaagccagtttccgatttccagatcgaagaagttctcaacagtcaggacgaagaacttgtggcattccaggccagttttcccggtatccagaccgaagtggcgtccaggccagttcccggtatccagaccgaagtggcattcaagccagtttccgatttccagatcgaagaagttctcaacagtcaggacgaagaacttgtggcattccaagccagttttcccggtatccagaccgaagtggcatccaggccagttcccggtatccagaccgaagtggcattcaagccagtttccgatttccagatcgaagtggagttcagaccagatttccggtgatcagaccaacattgatactctcatattccgatgcttagtgttcagactaatgtgcggcgttcaggccatgggtattcctgtgttgccatttattttggtattcaggtcaactttctgtttcggtactcaggccgattttcaccgtaccagacgtATTCTTCTTTTGGGATTGCTTCTTTGCCGTTTCTGACAGGCATGATTAATtatttcatagggattcaggatcaaaatccgggttttcttagtatttaaccatctcccactatgatcatatgaagaacatcctgcttcatattctctagttgaagacgcttaaataggggtaactgtcataccccgattttgctcttgaatttttatgtttgtttggcatgcttggcctaactttgttttgtttttatatgaggattggttttgattcaaagtcatggtgttgtgattgtggatacatctatggtctgggtcatctgaacaaccaagttttcttgtgtttctaaccacttgccagtcatgttattggttcatggatactataaccttatggtcttatctcatggttttgttcatacacattatcagtcaagttattttcttttcaagaatcaaacattcaagttatgattaaaccaattgtgaaaccaacttcaaaccattttgttaatccatttcaattttattacatgtgattccatacaaaaaaaatacacaaaaattgacactttgaccaattgttgactttggtcaacagttgacttgttggtcaactttgaccaaagtcaacccaaaatcCACAAACCCAAAATTTCACCCTAACCAATAATTCTTTTTTTGTTtacaaagaaaatacaaaaaaaatgcatgtttgaccatttgttgactttggtcaacggttgactttttggtcaactttgaccaaagtcaaccctcaCTTGCTCTTGACTATCCAAACTTGGCCTGGCCCTTTGTTTCATTGTGTCATCCAATCTCAATGTTTGTTGATGATTTTTCTTGTTTACTTCATTTGCAAGTAAGTCCCATTGAACAAACCAATTCAAAACTCCAAAACCATGAATTTTCAATGGTCATTCCTAACCTGTACCATTTTACAACAAAAAATCTGTTACCACATGATCCTAACACCAGCTGCTACTCCACATAGCCACCAAATAATAAGCTGCAGCAGCACCACAAGAATGTGCTCATGGAAAGTGCAACCAAGTTCCCTGCTCACATTACACCACATCACCTAGCCAAAGCCCCCAACCTGCCATCAAACATATCTAGCAAGGCATCAAAACAGCTCATGCCACACATAGAAATCTAAGTcagaaatcaacatagaatcTGCAGCAACAACATGCCAGGTTAAATCGATATCCCCGCTGTTCCAACCCAAAGTCACTGCAAGCAAATGCCGGCGGTATGTATGGAAAGTGAAAGTTTCGACCAAAATCAAGAGGGAAACAAGACAAGGTTCACCTGGGAAGCTCAACCAGAACGATGAAACAAAAGCACGAGAACAGTTCCATAGCAGTTTGATCATAAGTGAAACAATGAATAAATAAAAGCAAGGTTATAATGTGAAACATATTTTACAGGATGCTATGCAGGACAAGTATAGATCAAGGTCATTCCATTGGTTACACCAAGCTAAAACAGCAATGGCACGTTAAAGCATAGCGCGAAAAAATGGTAGATTATAACCGTAGTCAAGTAGAGACATTGTTGTCGGGCGCATAGCCATGACCAACAATAGTAGACAATTCCATGATGAACGAACCTGCAAAGATGGAATTACAAGTCAGAATGCCAATAGCCATCAAAAGTTACAGTAAATGGAGCATGAATTGAATGATACATGGTTCAGTTCCGTAAAAAAAAAACTGCTGCAAAATCTAGCCACAATAGAATCACAAACAGCTCACCAAAACACCCTGCCATGGACACTTCCTTATAAGTCCCTGCTCACTTCAAGCAACCGCAGTTGATGCCAATTCAACATACCACTCGTACTTTCAGAGATAATTTATGGAAAGGCATTTTCGCTGTTTCCGGAATCATGCTTACCCTCGTTACCTATGGCGTCTTACAGGAAAAGATCATGAGAATACCATATGGAGTAGAAAGGGAGTATTTCAAGTATTCACTCTTTCTTGTTTTCTGCAACCGGATCATGACATCTGCTGTTTCTGCTGGTTCTTTGCTGGCAAGTAAAAAAGCATTGGACCCAGTGGCTCCCATTTATAAGCATGGCCTTGTATCAGTATCAAACATACTAACTACAACTTGTCAGTATGAGGCCCTCAGTATGTTGGTTTTCCTGTTCAGCCTCCTGCGAAGTGTGCGAAAATGATACCAGTTATGGTCTGGGGTACAATTATCATGCAGAAGAGACATATGCGGAGAGCTCAATGGTACAAAATTGAGAACAAAACTTGGCTTAATCTGCACAAACAGGAGACTGCACTAACAGCTATCTCTGTACCATGACGCTGTGGCAAAAGCACCCGGATCAGGAACTGATGACTGAATCTCTCGAGGCACGTAAAGTGTATGCCCAGTCTTTGCTCGCATTTTCTTGGTTGACTCGGCTCCATCAAGTGCAGCCTGAGATGAGGTAAGAAAAGCAGTGGCAGGATCATCACCAGAAGATAGCCTCTTTTCAAGTGATGACAATGCTGGGATAAGGGCATCTAACAATGTTCTGTAACCAACTTTAGCTCCCCCATATTTACTAACAGCATCAATGGCCGACGCAAGTGCTTTAGCCCCTTGTTTTGATGTGATAACAGAATGGGAGCTTGTTTTCAGCTGTGCACATGCTACCTTACATAAAATTGAATATATGATCCCACTTGTTCCTCCCATTGATTTTCCAATTGTTGATCCAATTTCACCGACAGTTTCTGCAGCATCATTTAGAGGGTAATTTTTCATGTCCTCAAGAACTGCCTTTGCACCTTTGTACATAGTTGACCCACAGTCACCATCACCAACTTTAGAGTCCCATTCATATAGAGTGTCTTTGAGATGTATCAGTGCAGTTGCAGCGGCTACAATGACTAGCTCAAGAAGTTGTCCTTGCTCAGTTAGTTTCAGAGGCTGACTCTGTGGCTCAACAATCTTGGCTGACCGAGGTCGTGGAATTGGAACAGGAGTCTTTGCAGACAGACGATTACCACTAACTCCAACAGGCCAATAAGGAGCTTTCGTCTCAGCATCCAATCGTTGAAGAATAGACCGGTCAGCTCTCATGATAGAAATTGATAAACCTTCCATATCAAGAGAAGTCATGAATGACCCTGTATAAACTCTATCAACAGCCAATCCGTGCTCCACCATCAATTGAGGAACTGCTTTTCCTGCTGCAATCTTTAGTTCCATTAAGGGGGTGCCACCTAACCCATTGACCATGAGTACCACTCTTTCACCCCGAGATATTGGAAGATAGTTTGTTTCCTTGGACAATATTTGATTCAGAAGCTGAGAAACCACTGCCTCTACAGGCTGTATATCAGTCACATGTGCACCAGGTTCCCCGTGAATTCCAAGACCCACTTCCATTTTTGTTGGCCCAAAACGATCTGTAAAAATCCTACCAGGGAGTGTGCATGCTTTTAAAGCAACGCCCATTGTTCCCAGAACATCAGCAAGAGAAAGACCAGCAAGAGAAAGACCAGCAAGAGAAAGACCAGCAAGAGAAAAACCAGCTTCTGCAGCATCACCAACAACCATGTCCTGCAGCATACAACAACATCCCAAGCTACAATGCAGTCCAGTACAACAACCTGCAACTCCAAGCTTGCACAAGCAAACAAGTTTAGAACCAGGAACAAGAGATCAAATGCATACCCCTTCATCAATCCACACCATGAGATGTACCTTAACATGGCTCCAATCATGACTTGTACTACAACAATGCCATTTTATGTGTTGTGCTGCACCAACTGAACCTGCAAATCACAGCATTGCCTAGTCCAACCACAACCTACCTTGGTCCAAAATGTCCAAACACTCTTGCATCAATCCAAGACAATAACACTACATGCTTGCATCAAGTCCAAACTACTGAAGACATCACAGCAGGAGCAAATCAAAGCAGTCATGTTGTTCATCATGGTTCATCCTGCATCCAACACCAAGTTCAGGCTATTACAGCAAACCTACAAAATAACAATAATCAGCAGCAGGGAAGTGTTTGACATGAGTACAGTTCATCATCATGGATATCATCTTGCATCAAACCAAGCTCACCATTTTTTTACTGCGGTAAAAAGGGACACATTAATCAGTCAATTTGCAAAACCTAAAGTGCAAAACCATTAACCAACAGTCAGAGGGCAAAGTCCAAAAACATCCCAAATTGGTATGAGGTCAAAGCAGAGAAGAAAGTTTGTGAAGGATACCTTTTCTTGAATCTAACATGGATAGGGCAATTCAATTTCTGAGCATCCAAAGTGCTTTGTAGAGTTACTTTTGAACACAAGGGCACCAATTTGTaaccctaattcacagaataTAAAGAGGAGAGGCAAATCAGTAAAGAGGAGAACCTAGAGGCGATTTTGAAGAGCACAACAGAGAAAATTGGAGGCGAAAATCTCAACCGAAACCCTAAAGTCCCAAATTCGAATACCTGGATTGGGAGGCCAACTTCTTCACGCCTTTCATCGCCGCCGTGACACTTTGTGAGAATTCTCCCTTTTTTCCTTTTATCATTTTCGTGTGTTTGTTGATAGAGACTTTACTGAAATGCGATTAAGGGGTTTTGGGTGTGAGTGAAATTGAGAGGGACGCGACTGTTGAGTCATGAGAGACGCAGTGTTGAGAGAGACGGAAGCGGCTACGTTGAGAGGGAGAGATTTCTCTGAGCTTGAGGGGGTTCATGAGGTTGAGGACGATGGCGAtgaatcattttctttttttcctttttttttaatttttcttttattacttaatttaatttgtttttaatacaaaaaccataaaaaaatGTTTATCTTGTTCTtaaatctttttatttttttagccCGCTTCATATATTTAACGTAGTATCTCAGTAGCAGATAATGATGAGTGGCCTGGTGGAGAAGGGTAGTGTTCATattcttgagtggggtgggttcaatactcatgtgtggtattttttggcattttatttcttttagctatattattttttcttttagcattttagTTTCTTTTTATGTTCATGCCTTTATTACACTCGTATGTTCATTTTGTTAATAATGTaaagttgttgtattttaatttaactcaaaaccattttaaaactataaaaaatcatacttttctcgatttaatatcgagcccttttttttcacacccttgtaagtcgattgcttttttaagcatcgccatcaacctcacatagcttactcttgggctttcttacaatgagccggttccctcgcacttacactcatacattgtttattgtttcattatttcattctttgattatttgattcgattatatatttgtttatactttacttgtttgattaactgtggcctacttgtatggtgtatgaggcatatatttatattgttttgattgccatgacaacccccattcataacaaatgtatccctctcccatgaaatgtataatattctttcattctttattcatctgttaatacaagaaataaaatgaacacccgataaccatttcaaaacgagatcaaaacctcgatccaacgtcgagtaatctttttttcaaaacctaacagaaccagcacgtattcatccacccttttgtaagtcgattgctttatgcatcgccatcaaccttgtaagccgattgctttatgcatcgccatcaaccttgtaagccgattgctttatgcatcgccgtcaaccttgtaagtcgattgcttcatgcatcgccatctacctttatccctaacacttctcctcGCTCCATTtgtcgattcttgttccgattaggtagcacccattagatagaaccctttgtatgataacataggtaggattcccatatccttttgtatgataacatagttAGAATCCCCATTtcctttgcatgctaacattaggtagatatttccatttgtaaatcctaacacttaagtacatattgcatgacaactttagggcagagcttccccacttttagaccttccgtgcgtctccgatcttgtggcatgtagtccgttctattgcaaataggtaaccgcctaagactcgattcagcgagctgcgacacctactgctagaacgtgaacacattgcccactctcctttgacacaactggtgtcctccttttgtaagtccatattcagatggcaacccctatgtaggggaactacatcgccctgatccttgttccagacgaggtatgtaggcaggtggtcgtgcgagaccactccgggcacctttctttttctctttgtgtgtgttttggttcggatgctgatgtaagcccagtgattggcattcaggctccatgtttgcctctttgcgagtttgtttggttcggatgctgacataagtccagtgattggcagtcgggctccacgtttgcctctttgtgagtttgtttggttcggatgctgacataagtccagtgattggcagtcgggctccacgtttgcctctttgtgagtttgtttggttcggatgctgacataagtccagtgattggcagtcgggctccacgtttgcctctttgtgtgtgttttggttcggatgctgacataagtccagtgattggcagtcgggctccacgtttgcccttttgtgtgtgttttggttcggatgctgatgtaagtccagtgattggcagtcgggctccatgtttgccacctttttgtgtgtaggtgtcttgttttgtttggcgtgcgtgagccgaactacggcaactctgattctcatgttcagatgagatacgtaggcacaagatgcgatgtcttgccgagtttgactaacgactaacaactaatccttgtttgctttcgccctcgttgcgatcctttctctcgccctcgttgcgatcgagacattccctttctcttgccctagttgcaatcgagacccttgttcccgtagttagtttgaactacgttttgctctgattctcattcccgatgagatacgtaggcataagacgcgatgtcttagcgagcacacttatccttaacccataggtacccgagctacgaagactctgattctcatttcagatgagatacgtatgcagtggatgcgacatccgtgcgagtcattttctttgaccctctcttttagtaaatagtacattagataaacacacaccctttagacaagaaacaacaagagtggatcccgtagagtactacggatgcgtaggggtgctaataccttcccttcgcataatcgactcccgaacccaagatttggttgcgagaccttgtcttttcctttcctttctccaggtttacttcgagcgtttcctttccctcctttgggataaataacgcacggtggcgactcttctgtcattcctttctcgccggttgttttttcgcctccgtatttttcgggttgcgacaagggggttggttatgcaatgggaaggtgttaggcaaccaaaacatcctaggtactcctagggagcccttttcatacttgttgcaaggttgttgtcttgtgaaaatttatttgtgcaaacatgattgaagagatgagaagagaatatacaagtttatttacatttttgtgtttggatggataaacccattgcctacgtaccatcttaaaaaaatattaggatcaaaaacctcgtagttcggggtaaaaatctcaaaacaagttggtgaattgattggtccaaaagccttaaggtcttttgttatcaaagggagaaaactcaacctaaaaaccacaaatccaccatgtgaggatagcttcaacatgctagtgaggggttaaccctataataagcatggaagactcattgtccatcactaaggatataggtgagtattacatctaccacaaagataactcaaacctaataactaaaggttatgaaaaagtttggattagaaggtggccattgaaaccacaaaaacacatttgaatgggttatatttaccaattagaagtatatactaaatggtcaaagtggacttaaagattcaattcacaataagtgctatgaaaagaaagtttgaaaaaatcaaaagcataaggcttaggtttctaatgttgaaaaaaattgttaaatgcttgcacaaaagttttggcttgggttagagtggagggaagaagaagaatggctaaagtcctaagtaaagcaaaaggtgagggataaagaaacaaaaccacaatggagttcctctcttgagatcatattgatgatccaagtagctcccatcctttggaataagcattcacacaaagcataaactcaagcaatcaatcagaGTGAATTTGGAAAAAAGCTCCTCAGTGCctcttggatctctctctcttggaagctcatggtaatggttcccagttaagctcaagtgggaactcctagcacaaagaatacacacatcaaaaggttctataatacaatcaaagaatggacaagagggagtttagaatatggtcctttcaatgttcatcttcaagcttaagcattctaaaggcccaatgcctaattgctctttgactttttatagcactctaaaggcccaatgcctagttgctctttgactccaaatttgcacagggaaagtcctaaagtctaagtccatttgtccaattctttgcatttggttcacaacaatcaaaacaaaacacaagcacaatagtatatacacaattatgtgctcaagtgagcaaaaggcaaatggcattaacataaacatgtgctcaagtgagcaaagggaaaagcaaatggataatatgtgcaagaatagtaaattgcataaaagtaaagtgcaaaaagtaaatg includes these proteins:
- the LOC127119563 gene encoding putative 3,4-dihydroxy-2-butanone kinase is translated as MLQDMVVGDAAEAGFSLAGLSLAGLSLAGLSLADVLGTMGVALKACTLPGRIFTDRFGPTKMEVGLGIHGEPGAHVTDIQPVEAVVSQLLNQILSKETNYLPISRGERVVLMVNGLGGTPLMELKIAAGKAVPQLMVEHGLAVDRVYTGSFMTSLDMEGLSISIMRADRSILQRLDAETKAPYWPVGVSGNRLSAKTPVPIPRPRSAKIVEPQSQPLKLTEQGQLLELVIVAAATALIHLKDTLYEWDSKVGDGDCGSTMYKGAKAVLEDMKNYPLNDAAETVGEIGSTIGKSMGGTSGIIYSILCKVACAQLKTSSHSVITSKQGAKALASAIDAVSKYGGAKVGYRTLLDALIPALSSLEKRLSSGDDPATAFLTSSQAALDGAESTKKMRAKTGHTLYVPREIQSSVPDPGAFATASWRLNRKTNILRASY